CACAACGGTATCGGTGCATTCACTTGACGCCGCCTTGCGCGGCGCCGGAGCGGCTTGCCGGGCCATCGATGCAGTTATGCAGGGTGACGCGGCGAACGCTTTCGTTCCTGTCCGGCCGCCCGGCCACCACGCGACGCCCGATCGCGCCATGGGCTTTTGCCTCTTCAATAATGTCGGAGTCGCGGCGCGCTACGCGCAGCAGCGTTACAAGGAAATCGAGCGCGTTGCCATTCTCGATTGGGATGTTCATCACGGTAACGGAACGCAGGGAATCTTCTACGACGACCCATCGGTTTTTTACTTCTCCATGCATCAGTATCCGTGGTATCCGGGCACGGGAACACGGGACGAAACGGGTCACGGCCGCGGGCGCGGCTACACCTTGAATGTGCCGCTGCGGGCAATGACGCCCACGACCGATCAGCGGCGCGCGTTCGAAGCCGCCGTGGGCGACATGGCGGAGAGGTTTAAGCCCGATCTGATTCTGATTTCAGCAGGCTTCGACGCGCACACGGCTGACCCGCTCGGCCAGTTACTGCTGACCGACACTGACTTCGTGCAGATGACCGAGGTGCTGAAAGATTGGGCGAAAGACGCCTGCGCGGGCCGTCTTGTCTCGTGCATGGAAGGCGGCTACAACCTCGGAACGCTCGGCCAGACAGTACGGGCGCATGTGAAGGCACTTCAGGCGTCCTGAGCCTTCGAATTCCTCTGTACAGTTCCCGCCTCCGAGAGTACACTCTGCGCAAACGTTCAACAGATAAACCCACGGGAGAAGCCCATGCCAGATCTGGATATCAATTGCGCCGAGTGCGGATCAACCTTTCCTTTTACTGAGCGAGAGCAGGACTATTATCGTGAACGGGGACTGACTCATCCGAAGCGCTGCAAGCCATGCCGCGACGCGCGCCGCCAAAATTTTGGCGGTCCGGGCCAGGGCCGAGGCGGCGGCGGTGGCAGTGAGCGGGAAAGATTCGAGATTGTTTGCGATCAATGCGGAAAGGGCGACAGTGTTCCGTTCAAGCCTCAGGCGGGCCGACCGGTTTTATGCGGCGAATGCTTTGCCGCGAGCCGCGCTCAACGCGGCGCGTAACGTGTAGTAAACATTTTCGGTGGAAGCCCGACCGTAGGGCGATGAGATCTCAAATCTGAGCTCTGGGATTTGAGATCTGAAATCTGAGATCTCATCGCTTCACGCGCCGGCCGTTATGATGACTGCCTTCAATCCGAGCAACTCCGAAAAATCTTTTGTGTAGACGGCGTCGATTTTTCGGGCGTCGGCGACGCATTCAACCAATTCATCGGTCGAAATAAATCCGTCGCTAATGCCGGCGATGGCCCAGGTCGGGACATGGGCGGCAATGTGCAGCAGATCCTCAACCA
The sequence above is drawn from the Pyrinomonadaceae bacterium genome and encodes:
- a CDS encoding histone deacetylase, which codes for MTTAIVHHPVFEKHDTGPGHPERSERYAVVMEALRGDAELWSSAVEIEADQAKRTEIQSCHTPQHFKRVERVVNEGTGYLDSDTTVSVHSLDAALRGAGAACRAIDAVMQGDAANAFVPVRPPGHHATPDRAMGFCLFNNVGVAARYAQQRYKEIERVAILDWDVHHGNGTQGIFYDDPSVFYFSMHQYPWYPGTGTRDETGHGRGRGYTLNVPLRAMTPTTDQRRAFEAAVGDMAERFKPDLILISAGFDAHTADPLGQLLLTDTDFVQMTEVLKDWAKDACAGRLVSCMEGGYNLGTLGQTVRAHVKALQAS
- a CDS encoding zinc-ribbon domain containing protein — encoded protein: MPDLDINCAECGSTFPFTEREQDYYRERGLTHPKRCKPCRDARRQNFGGPGQGRGGGGGSERERFEIVCDQCGKGDSVPFKPQAGRPVLCGECFAASRAQRGA